From a single Pieris napi chromosome 7, ilPieNapi1.2, whole genome shotgun sequence genomic region:
- the LOC125050912 gene encoding tubulin glycylase 3A-like isoform X2, producing the protein MAITMDLEESVSDSKLHKESISKKELRPSSAVSISKSDHGLETSSSIEQLKQYKSWVSPDRWNELKKIADTAMKDRKVFMIKGGGFPAVRRALTERGWIEKYESHKVRHPPPAIDPRKISGKELTKVERMILYKFMEHHSVDFLWTTKRDKYDWLLSNKDVVISRFFRSVFTTKEGLTSSLTQMHWFTDPGVAVTRFPRCYNIYNSDSLEEFIDDFRITACISVLKWLSNTFQDKNEQHLVQPHGKVPLSAVEFAIARLNEYVAFFSHKDIDDTEEQAQHVWEHEWDQFLTHHYLLVHENAKFIEDKNINIRQLERKSSKVLATMVKFWPQMDIDGVFNIWIVKPGNKCRGKGIQLMNNIKDIIGLINVPAQKTRYVVQKYIENPLVVYNTKFDIRQWFLVTNCQPLTIWVYKDSYLRFSSQIFSLSNYHESVHLTNNAIQTKYKNNGDRDKALPDENMWDCHTFKAYLRQIGQYEMWDSKIYPGIKQCLIGAMLACQESMDKRQNSFELYGADFMLTDDFTPWLIEINSSPDLAPTTSVTARLCPQCLEDVIKVVLDRRSNPEADTGTFELVYRQVIPKAPAYLGLQLCINGKRLIKKSKEKKPEHKSVTPFPTPIPVGDIMLDPGQPVPPEYSGPIITDFLTWLNPYDALPTNKDGILIGQRDSLTVRQTVNVVNSSNIFKASKKRKSSALSCRTHRGRREKNSESKRRIKPHSCCRPEDEQSSNTKITKYRTESAKKFEMPKVDRSVGNKRCYIDPAQWERETASILRSTISIQNKILIKNEGSGQIQSKSVVRNTHKTLEPLASGDYGKDSNSIKKLSAIGRSICKLHNENQNKSISLSKSCTSINYAPYRVVPLLDAKSSLKRDNTKI; encoded by the exons ATGGCTATAACTATGGATTTGGAGGAAAGCGTATCGGACTCGAAACTTCATAAGGAAAGTATTAGCAAAAAGGAATTACGGCCGTCAAGTGCAGTTTCCATCTCCAAGTCTGATCATGGACTAG AAACGTCATCTTCCATCGAACAACTAAAGCAGTACAAGAGCTGGGTCAGTCCTGACAGATGGAATGAACTTAAGAAGATAGCTGATACTGCGATGAAAGATCGCAAAGTGTTCATGATTAAGGGGGGTGGTTTCCCTGCTGTGCGTCGAGCTCTTACTGAACGTGGCTGGATTGAAAAGTACGAGTCACATAAG gttcGACATCCACCACCGGCCATCGATCCCAGAAAAATATCGGGTAAAGAATTGACCAAAGTCGAAAGAatgattttatacaaatttatggAACACCATTCAGTAGATTTTCTCTGGACGACAAAGAGGGATAAATACGATTGGTTACTTAGTAACAAAGACGTCGTTATCAGCAG atTTTTTAGATCAGTTTTCACCACGAAAGAAGGATTAACATCTTCTCTGACCCAAATGCACTGGTTCACGGACCCAGGTGTAGCTGTAACACGATTTCCACGCtgttacaacatttataaTTCCGATAGCCTTGAAGAATTTATCGATGACTTCAGAATAACGGCTTGTATAAGTGTTCTGAAATGGCTCTCGAATACATTTCAAGACAAAAATGAACAGCATCTTGTACAGCCCCACGGAAAGGTTCCATTGAGTGCCGTAGAATTTGCGATAGCAAGACTCAATGAATACGTAGCGTTCTTCTCCCATAAGGATATAGATGATACTGAGGAACAAGCTCAACATGTTTGGGAACACGAATGGGATCAGTTCCTTACACATCATTATCTCCTGGTACATGAAAATGCAAAATTTATTgaagacaaaaatataaatatacg GCAATTGGAAAGGAAATCGTCTAAAGTTCTAGCCACTATGGTAAAATTTTGGCCTCAAATGGATATAGATGGAGTTTTCAACATTTGGATTGTAAAACCTGGCAACAAATGTCGCGGCAAAGGCATACAACTAATGaacaatattaaagatattattGGCCTCATTAATGTTCCGGCACAAAAAACAAGATATGTGGTTCAGAAATATATAG aaaatccTTTGGTAGTATACAACACAAAATTTGACATTCGACAGTGGTTTTTAGTCACAAATTGTCAGCCTCTAACAATTTGGGTTTACAA AGACAGTTACCTAAGATTTAGCTCTCAAATATTCAGTCTGTCGAATTATCACGAATCCGTTCACCTCACAAATAATGCAATCcaaacaaaatataagaaCAACGGTGATAGGGACAAAGCATTGCCCGATGAAAATATGTGGGATTGTCACACTTTCAAAGCTTATCTAAG ACAGATAGGGCAATATGAAATGTGGGACTCGAAAATTTACCCAGGAATTAAACAATGTTTGATAGGCGCTATGCTCGCATGCCAAGAGTCTATGGATAAAAGGCAAAATAGCTTTGAATTATACGGAGCTGACTTTATGTTAACTGACGATTTTACTCCGTGGCTTATTGAAATCAATTCGAGTCCAGATTTGGCACCGACTACTTCAGTCACAGCGCGCTTGTGTCCGCAATGTCTGGAAGATGTCATAAAAG TCGTCTTAGACAGACGTTCGAATCCCGAAGCTGATACGGGTACCTTTGAACTGGTCTATCGGCAAGTTATACCAAAAGCTCCAGCATACCTAGGTTTACAACTATGCATTAACGGTAAAAGACTTATAAAGAAATCCAAAGAGAAGAAACCTGAGCACAAGTCTGTAACGCCGTTTCCTACACCAATACCAGTGGGAGATATTATGCTAGATCCTGGTCAACCGGTTCCACCAGAATACAGTGGACCCATAATTACAGATTTTCTAACTTGGCTCAATCCATACGACGCTTTACCTACCAACAAAGATGGCATTCTAATAGGCCAACGGGATTCACTGACGGTACGCCAAACTGTTAATGTTGTGAATTCCAGTAACATATTTAAAGCATCCAAAAAGCGTAAATCATCTGCGCTCTCTTGTAGGACTCATCGAGGAAGACGCGAAAAAAATTCAGAATCCAAACGACGTATTAAGCCCCACTCTTGCTGCCGACCCGAAGATGAACAATCGAGtaacacaaaaattacaaaataccgAACTGAATCCGCGAAAAAATTTGAAATGCCCAAAGTTGACAGGTCTGTTGGTAATAAGCGTTGCTATATAGATCCTGCTCAATGGGAACGCGAAACTGCGAGCATACTTCGATCAACTATTTctattcaaaacaaaattttgattaaaaacgAAGGTAGCGGGCAAATCCAATCTAAATCAGTTGTTAGAAATACTCATAAAACTCTAGAACCTTTAGCTTCAGGTGACTATGGAAAAGActcaaattcaattaaaaagttaagtGCCATAGGTCGAAGTATTTGTAAACTCCACAAtgaaaaccaaaataaatcaataagcTTGTCCAAAAGTTGTACTTCTATTAATTATGCCCCATATAGAGTTGTTCCATTACTTGATGCAAAATCGTCGTTAAAAAgagataatacaaaaatataa
- the LOC125050912 gene encoding tubulin glycylase 3A-like isoform X1, with the protein MAITMDLEESVSDSKLHKESISKKELRPSSAVSISKSDHGLAETSSSIEQLKQYKSWVSPDRWNELKKIADTAMKDRKVFMIKGGGFPAVRRALTERGWIEKYESHKVRHPPPAIDPRKISGKELTKVERMILYKFMEHHSVDFLWTTKRDKYDWLLSNKDVVISRFFRSVFTTKEGLTSSLTQMHWFTDPGVAVTRFPRCYNIYNSDSLEEFIDDFRITACISVLKWLSNTFQDKNEQHLVQPHGKVPLSAVEFAIARLNEYVAFFSHKDIDDTEEQAQHVWEHEWDQFLTHHYLLVHENAKFIEDKNINIRQLERKSSKVLATMVKFWPQMDIDGVFNIWIVKPGNKCRGKGIQLMNNIKDIIGLINVPAQKTRYVVQKYIENPLVVYNTKFDIRQWFLVTNCQPLTIWVYKDSYLRFSSQIFSLSNYHESVHLTNNAIQTKYKNNGDRDKALPDENMWDCHTFKAYLRQIGQYEMWDSKIYPGIKQCLIGAMLACQESMDKRQNSFELYGADFMLTDDFTPWLIEINSSPDLAPTTSVTARLCPQCLEDVIKVVLDRRSNPEADTGTFELVYRQVIPKAPAYLGLQLCINGKRLIKKSKEKKPEHKSVTPFPTPIPVGDIMLDPGQPVPPEYSGPIITDFLTWLNPYDALPTNKDGILIGQRDSLTVRQTVNVVNSSNIFKASKKRKSSALSCRTHRGRREKNSESKRRIKPHSCCRPEDEQSSNTKITKYRTESAKKFEMPKVDRSVGNKRCYIDPAQWERETASILRSTISIQNKILIKNEGSGQIQSKSVVRNTHKTLEPLASGDYGKDSNSIKKLSAIGRSICKLHNENQNKSISLSKSCTSINYAPYRVVPLLDAKSSLKRDNTKI; encoded by the exons ATGGCTATAACTATGGATTTGGAGGAAAGCGTATCGGACTCGAAACTTCATAAGGAAAGTATTAGCAAAAAGGAATTACGGCCGTCAAGTGCAGTTTCCATCTCCAAGTCTGATCATGGACTAG CAGAAACGTCATCTTCCATCGAACAACTAAAGCAGTACAAGAGCTGGGTCAGTCCTGACAGATGGAATGAACTTAAGAAGATAGCTGATACTGCGATGAAAGATCGCAAAGTGTTCATGATTAAGGGGGGTGGTTTCCCTGCTGTGCGTCGAGCTCTTACTGAACGTGGCTGGATTGAAAAGTACGAGTCACATAAG gttcGACATCCACCACCGGCCATCGATCCCAGAAAAATATCGGGTAAAGAATTGACCAAAGTCGAAAGAatgattttatacaaatttatggAACACCATTCAGTAGATTTTCTCTGGACGACAAAGAGGGATAAATACGATTGGTTACTTAGTAACAAAGACGTCGTTATCAGCAG atTTTTTAGATCAGTTTTCACCACGAAAGAAGGATTAACATCTTCTCTGACCCAAATGCACTGGTTCACGGACCCAGGTGTAGCTGTAACACGATTTCCACGCtgttacaacatttataaTTCCGATAGCCTTGAAGAATTTATCGATGACTTCAGAATAACGGCTTGTATAAGTGTTCTGAAATGGCTCTCGAATACATTTCAAGACAAAAATGAACAGCATCTTGTACAGCCCCACGGAAAGGTTCCATTGAGTGCCGTAGAATTTGCGATAGCAAGACTCAATGAATACGTAGCGTTCTTCTCCCATAAGGATATAGATGATACTGAGGAACAAGCTCAACATGTTTGGGAACACGAATGGGATCAGTTCCTTACACATCATTATCTCCTGGTACATGAAAATGCAAAATTTATTgaagacaaaaatataaatatacg GCAATTGGAAAGGAAATCGTCTAAAGTTCTAGCCACTATGGTAAAATTTTGGCCTCAAATGGATATAGATGGAGTTTTCAACATTTGGATTGTAAAACCTGGCAACAAATGTCGCGGCAAAGGCATACAACTAATGaacaatattaaagatattattGGCCTCATTAATGTTCCGGCACAAAAAACAAGATATGTGGTTCAGAAATATATAG aaaatccTTTGGTAGTATACAACACAAAATTTGACATTCGACAGTGGTTTTTAGTCACAAATTGTCAGCCTCTAACAATTTGGGTTTACAA AGACAGTTACCTAAGATTTAGCTCTCAAATATTCAGTCTGTCGAATTATCACGAATCCGTTCACCTCACAAATAATGCAATCcaaacaaaatataagaaCAACGGTGATAGGGACAAAGCATTGCCCGATGAAAATATGTGGGATTGTCACACTTTCAAAGCTTATCTAAG ACAGATAGGGCAATATGAAATGTGGGACTCGAAAATTTACCCAGGAATTAAACAATGTTTGATAGGCGCTATGCTCGCATGCCAAGAGTCTATGGATAAAAGGCAAAATAGCTTTGAATTATACGGAGCTGACTTTATGTTAACTGACGATTTTACTCCGTGGCTTATTGAAATCAATTCGAGTCCAGATTTGGCACCGACTACTTCAGTCACAGCGCGCTTGTGTCCGCAATGTCTGGAAGATGTCATAAAAG TCGTCTTAGACAGACGTTCGAATCCCGAAGCTGATACGGGTACCTTTGAACTGGTCTATCGGCAAGTTATACCAAAAGCTCCAGCATACCTAGGTTTACAACTATGCATTAACGGTAAAAGACTTATAAAGAAATCCAAAGAGAAGAAACCTGAGCACAAGTCTGTAACGCCGTTTCCTACACCAATACCAGTGGGAGATATTATGCTAGATCCTGGTCAACCGGTTCCACCAGAATACAGTGGACCCATAATTACAGATTTTCTAACTTGGCTCAATCCATACGACGCTTTACCTACCAACAAAGATGGCATTCTAATAGGCCAACGGGATTCACTGACGGTACGCCAAACTGTTAATGTTGTGAATTCCAGTAACATATTTAAAGCATCCAAAAAGCGTAAATCATCTGCGCTCTCTTGTAGGACTCATCGAGGAAGACGCGAAAAAAATTCAGAATCCAAACGACGTATTAAGCCCCACTCTTGCTGCCGACCCGAAGATGAACAATCGAGtaacacaaaaattacaaaataccgAACTGAATCCGCGAAAAAATTTGAAATGCCCAAAGTTGACAGGTCTGTTGGTAATAAGCGTTGCTATATAGATCCTGCTCAATGGGAACGCGAAACTGCGAGCATACTTCGATCAACTATTTctattcaaaacaaaattttgattaaaaacgAAGGTAGCGGGCAAATCCAATCTAAATCAGTTGTTAGAAATACTCATAAAACTCTAGAACCTTTAGCTTCAGGTGACTATGGAAAAGActcaaattcaattaaaaagttaagtGCCATAGGTCGAAGTATTTGTAAACTCCACAAtgaaaaccaaaataaatcaataagcTTGTCCAAAAGTTGTACTTCTATTAATTATGCCCCATATAGAGTTGTTCCATTACTTGATGCAAAATCGTCGTTAAAAAgagataatacaaaaatataa
- the LOC125050912 gene encoding tubulin glycylase 3A-like isoform X4, translating to MAITMDLEESVSDSKLHKESISKKELRPSSAVSISKSDHGLAETSSSIEQLKQYKSWVSPDRWNELKKIADTAMKDRKVFMIKGGGFPAVRRALTERGWIEKYESHKVRHPPPAIDPRKISGKELTKVERMILYKFMEHHSVDFLWTTKRDKYDWLLSNKDVVISRFFRSVFTTKEGLTSSLTQMHWFTDPGVAVTRFPRCYNIYNSDSLEEFIDDFRITACISVLKWLSNTFQDKNEQHLVQPHGKVPLSAVEFAIARLNEYVAFFSHKDIDDTEEQAQHVWEHEWDQFLTHHYLLVHENAKFIEDKNINIRQLERKSSKVLATMVKFWPQMDIDGVFNIWIVKPGNKCRGKGIQLMNNIKDIIGLINVPAQKTRYVVQKYIENPLVVYNTKFDIRQWFLVTNCQPLTIWVYKDSYLRFSSQIFSLSNYHESVHLTNNAIQTKYKNNGDRDKALPDENMWDCHTFKAYLRQIGQYEMWDSKIYPGIKQCLIGAMLACQESMDKRQNSFELYGADFMLTDDFTPWLIEINSSPDLAPTTSVTARLCPQCLEDVIKVVLDRRSNPEADTGTFELVYRQVIPKAPAYLGLQLCINGKRLIKKSKEKKPEHKSVTPFPTPIPVGDIMLDPGQPVPPEYSGPIITDFLTWLNPYDALPTNKDGILIGQRDSLTVRQTVNVVNSSNIFKASKKRKSSALSCRTHRGRREKNSESKRRIKPHSCCRPEDEQSSNTKITKYRTESAKKFEMPKVDRLNTWLMMVK from the exons ATGGCTATAACTATGGATTTGGAGGAAAGCGTATCGGACTCGAAACTTCATAAGGAAAGTATTAGCAAAAAGGAATTACGGCCGTCAAGTGCAGTTTCCATCTCCAAGTCTGATCATGGACTAG CAGAAACGTCATCTTCCATCGAACAACTAAAGCAGTACAAGAGCTGGGTCAGTCCTGACAGATGGAATGAACTTAAGAAGATAGCTGATACTGCGATGAAAGATCGCAAAGTGTTCATGATTAAGGGGGGTGGTTTCCCTGCTGTGCGTCGAGCTCTTACTGAACGTGGCTGGATTGAAAAGTACGAGTCACATAAG gttcGACATCCACCACCGGCCATCGATCCCAGAAAAATATCGGGTAAAGAATTGACCAAAGTCGAAAGAatgattttatacaaatttatggAACACCATTCAGTAGATTTTCTCTGGACGACAAAGAGGGATAAATACGATTGGTTACTTAGTAACAAAGACGTCGTTATCAGCAG atTTTTTAGATCAGTTTTCACCACGAAAGAAGGATTAACATCTTCTCTGACCCAAATGCACTGGTTCACGGACCCAGGTGTAGCTGTAACACGATTTCCACGCtgttacaacatttataaTTCCGATAGCCTTGAAGAATTTATCGATGACTTCAGAATAACGGCTTGTATAAGTGTTCTGAAATGGCTCTCGAATACATTTCAAGACAAAAATGAACAGCATCTTGTACAGCCCCACGGAAAGGTTCCATTGAGTGCCGTAGAATTTGCGATAGCAAGACTCAATGAATACGTAGCGTTCTTCTCCCATAAGGATATAGATGATACTGAGGAACAAGCTCAACATGTTTGGGAACACGAATGGGATCAGTTCCTTACACATCATTATCTCCTGGTACATGAAAATGCAAAATTTATTgaagacaaaaatataaatatacg GCAATTGGAAAGGAAATCGTCTAAAGTTCTAGCCACTATGGTAAAATTTTGGCCTCAAATGGATATAGATGGAGTTTTCAACATTTGGATTGTAAAACCTGGCAACAAATGTCGCGGCAAAGGCATACAACTAATGaacaatattaaagatattattGGCCTCATTAATGTTCCGGCACAAAAAACAAGATATGTGGTTCAGAAATATATAG aaaatccTTTGGTAGTATACAACACAAAATTTGACATTCGACAGTGGTTTTTAGTCACAAATTGTCAGCCTCTAACAATTTGGGTTTACAA AGACAGTTACCTAAGATTTAGCTCTCAAATATTCAGTCTGTCGAATTATCACGAATCCGTTCACCTCACAAATAATGCAATCcaaacaaaatataagaaCAACGGTGATAGGGACAAAGCATTGCCCGATGAAAATATGTGGGATTGTCACACTTTCAAAGCTTATCTAAG ACAGATAGGGCAATATGAAATGTGGGACTCGAAAATTTACCCAGGAATTAAACAATGTTTGATAGGCGCTATGCTCGCATGCCAAGAGTCTATGGATAAAAGGCAAAATAGCTTTGAATTATACGGAGCTGACTTTATGTTAACTGACGATTTTACTCCGTGGCTTATTGAAATCAATTCGAGTCCAGATTTGGCACCGACTACTTCAGTCACAGCGCGCTTGTGTCCGCAATGTCTGGAAGATGTCATAAAAG TCGTCTTAGACAGACGTTCGAATCCCGAAGCTGATACGGGTACCTTTGAACTGGTCTATCGGCAAGTTATACCAAAAGCTCCAGCATACCTAGGTTTACAACTATGCATTAACGGTAAAAGACTTATAAAGAAATCCAAAGAGAAGAAACCTGAGCACAAGTCTGTAACGCCGTTTCCTACACCAATACCAGTGGGAGATATTATGCTAGATCCTGGTCAACCGGTTCCACCAGAATACAGTGGACCCATAATTACAGATTTTCTAACTTGGCTCAATCCATACGACGCTTTACCTACCAACAAAGATGGCATTCTAATAGGCCAACGGGATTCACTGACGGTACGCCAAACTGTTAATGTTGTGAATTCCAGTAACATATTTAAAGCATCCAAAAAGCGTAAATCATCTGCGCTCTCTTGTAGGACTCATCGAGGAAGACGCGAAAAAAATTCAGAATCCAAACGACGTATTAAGCCCCACTCTTGCTGCCGACCCGAAGATGAACAATCGAGtaacacaaaaattacaaaataccgAACTGAATCCGCGAAAAAATTTGAAATGCCCAAAGTTGACAG ATTAAATACCTGGCTAATGAtggtgaaataa
- the LOC125050912 gene encoding tubulin glycylase 3A-like isoform X5, producing MAITMDLEESVSDSKLHKESISKKELRPSSAVSISKSDHGLAETSSSIEQLKQYKSWVSPDRWNELKKIADTAMKDRKVFMIKGGGFPAVRRALTERGWIEKYESHKVRHPPPAIDPRKISGKELTKVERMILYKFMEHHSVDFLWTTKRDKYDWLLSNKDVVISRFFRSVFTTKEGLTSSLTQMHWFTDPGVAVTRFPRCYNIYNSDSLEEFIDDFRITACISVLKWLSNTFQDKNEQHLVQPHGKVPLSAVEFAIARLNEYVAFFSHKDIDDTEEQAQHVWEHEWDQFLTHHYLLVHENAKFIEDKNINIRQLERKSSKVLATMVKFWPQMDIDGVFNIWIVKPGNKCRGKGIQLMNNIKDIIGLINVPAQKTRYVVQKYIENPLVVYNTKFDIRQWFLVTNCQPLTIWVYKDSYLRFSSQIFSLSNYHESVHLTNNAIQTKYKNNGDRDKALPDENMWDCHTFKAYLRQIGQYEMWDSKIYPGIKQCLIGAMLACQESMDKRQNSFELYGADFMLTDDFTPWLIEINSSPDLAPTTSVTARLCPQCLEDVIKVVLDRRSNPEADTGTFELVYRQVIPKAPAYLGLQLCINGKRLIKKSKEKKPEHKSVTPFPTPIPVGDIMLDPGQPVPPEYSGPIITDFLTWLNPYDALPTNKDGILIGQRDSLTDSSRKTRKKFRIQTTY from the exons ATGGCTATAACTATGGATTTGGAGGAAAGCGTATCGGACTCGAAACTTCATAAGGAAAGTATTAGCAAAAAGGAATTACGGCCGTCAAGTGCAGTTTCCATCTCCAAGTCTGATCATGGACTAG CAGAAACGTCATCTTCCATCGAACAACTAAAGCAGTACAAGAGCTGGGTCAGTCCTGACAGATGGAATGAACTTAAGAAGATAGCTGATACTGCGATGAAAGATCGCAAAGTGTTCATGATTAAGGGGGGTGGTTTCCCTGCTGTGCGTCGAGCTCTTACTGAACGTGGCTGGATTGAAAAGTACGAGTCACATAAG gttcGACATCCACCACCGGCCATCGATCCCAGAAAAATATCGGGTAAAGAATTGACCAAAGTCGAAAGAatgattttatacaaatttatggAACACCATTCAGTAGATTTTCTCTGGACGACAAAGAGGGATAAATACGATTGGTTACTTAGTAACAAAGACGTCGTTATCAGCAG atTTTTTAGATCAGTTTTCACCACGAAAGAAGGATTAACATCTTCTCTGACCCAAATGCACTGGTTCACGGACCCAGGTGTAGCTGTAACACGATTTCCACGCtgttacaacatttataaTTCCGATAGCCTTGAAGAATTTATCGATGACTTCAGAATAACGGCTTGTATAAGTGTTCTGAAATGGCTCTCGAATACATTTCAAGACAAAAATGAACAGCATCTTGTACAGCCCCACGGAAAGGTTCCATTGAGTGCCGTAGAATTTGCGATAGCAAGACTCAATGAATACGTAGCGTTCTTCTCCCATAAGGATATAGATGATACTGAGGAACAAGCTCAACATGTTTGGGAACACGAATGGGATCAGTTCCTTACACATCATTATCTCCTGGTACATGAAAATGCAAAATTTATTgaagacaaaaatataaatatacg GCAATTGGAAAGGAAATCGTCTAAAGTTCTAGCCACTATGGTAAAATTTTGGCCTCAAATGGATATAGATGGAGTTTTCAACATTTGGATTGTAAAACCTGGCAACAAATGTCGCGGCAAAGGCATACAACTAATGaacaatattaaagatattattGGCCTCATTAATGTTCCGGCACAAAAAACAAGATATGTGGTTCAGAAATATATAG aaaatccTTTGGTAGTATACAACACAAAATTTGACATTCGACAGTGGTTTTTAGTCACAAATTGTCAGCCTCTAACAATTTGGGTTTACAA AGACAGTTACCTAAGATTTAGCTCTCAAATATTCAGTCTGTCGAATTATCACGAATCCGTTCACCTCACAAATAATGCAATCcaaacaaaatataagaaCAACGGTGATAGGGACAAAGCATTGCCCGATGAAAATATGTGGGATTGTCACACTTTCAAAGCTTATCTAAG ACAGATAGGGCAATATGAAATGTGGGACTCGAAAATTTACCCAGGAATTAAACAATGTTTGATAGGCGCTATGCTCGCATGCCAAGAGTCTATGGATAAAAGGCAAAATAGCTTTGAATTATACGGAGCTGACTTTATGTTAACTGACGATTTTACTCCGTGGCTTATTGAAATCAATTCGAGTCCAGATTTGGCACCGACTACTTCAGTCACAGCGCGCTTGTGTCCGCAATGTCTGGAAGATGTCATAAAAG TCGTCTTAGACAGACGTTCGAATCCCGAAGCTGATACGGGTACCTTTGAACTGGTCTATCGGCAAGTTATACCAAAAGCTCCAGCATACCTAGGTTTACAACTATGCATTAACGGTAAAAGACTTATAAAGAAATCCAAAGAGAAGAAACCTGAGCACAAGTCTGTAACGCCGTTTCCTACACCAATACCAGTGGGAGATATTATGCTAGATCCTGGTCAACCGGTTCCACCAGAATACAGTGGACCCATAATTACAGATTTTCTAACTTGGCTCAATCCATACGACGCTTTACCTACCAACAAAGATGGCATTCTAATAGGCCAACGGGATTCACTGACG GACTCATCGAGGAAGACGCGAAAAAAATTCAGAATCCAAACGACGTATTAA